In a single window of the Streptococcus ilei genome:
- a CDS encoding phospho-sugar mutase, which produces MTYQENFQKWADFADLPDYLRRDLENMDEKTKEDAFYTNLEFGTAGMRGLIGAGTNRINIYVVRQATEGLARLIESKGGNEKERGVAIAYDSRHFSPEFAFESAAVLAKHGIKSYVFESLRPTPELSFAVRHLNCFAGIMITASHNPAPFNGYKVYGEDGGQMPPHDADALTTYIRAIENPFAVEVADVEAEKASGLIEVIGEAIDAEYLKEVKDVNINPTLIEEFGKDMKIVYTPLHGTGEMLARRALAQAGFDSVQVVEAQATPDPDFSTVKSPNPESQAAFALAEELGRQVGADVLVATDPDADRVGVEVLQKDGSYLNLSGNQIGAIMAKYILEAHKNAGTLPENAALCKSIVSTDLVTKIAESYGATMFNVLTGFKFIAEKIQEFEEKHNHTYMMGFEESFGYLIKPFVRDKDAIQAVLVVAELAAYYRSRGLTLADGIEEIYKEYGYYAEKTISVTLSGVDGAEQIKAIMAKFRENGPKEFNETAVSITEDFKAQTSTAADGTVTALTTPPSDVLKYTLADGSWIAVRPSGTEPKIKFYIAVVGESNEESQAKIANIEAEINAFVK; this is translated from the coding sequence ATGACTTATCAAGAAAACTTCCAAAAATGGGCTGATTTTGCTGACCTACCAGATTACCTTCGTCGCGATTTGGAAAACATGGATGAAAAAACCAAAGAAGATGCCTTCTACACGAACCTTGAATTCGGTACTGCTGGTATGCGTGGATTGATTGGTGCCGGTACCAACCGTATTAACATCTATGTAGTCCGTCAAGCAACTGAAGGTTTGGCTCGTTTGATCGAATCAAAGGGTGGAAATGAAAAAGAACGTGGGGTAGCCATCGCTTACGATAGCCGTCACTTCTCTCCAGAGTTTGCCTTTGAATCAGCAGCAGTTCTTGCAAAACACGGTATTAAATCTTATGTTTTTGAAAGTCTCCGTCCAACTCCAGAACTTTCATTCGCGGTTCGTCACCTCAACTGTTTTGCTGGTATCATGATTACTGCTAGCCACAACCCAGCTCCATTCAATGGATACAAGGTTTACGGTGAAGATGGTGGCCAAATGCCTCCACATGATGCAGATGCTTTGACAACCTATATTCGTGCGATCGAAAATCCATTTGCTGTGGAAGTCGCTGATGTTGAAGCAGAAAAAGCTTCTGGTTTGATCGAAGTTATTGGTGAAGCGATTGATGCAGAATATCTTAAAGAAGTAAAAGATGTTAATATCAACCCTACTTTGATTGAAGAATTTGGTAAAGACATGAAGATTGTCTACACTCCACTTCACGGTACTGGTGAAATGTTAGCTCGTCGTGCTCTTGCTCAAGCAGGATTTGATTCTGTTCAAGTTGTTGAAGCTCAAGCAACTCCAGATCCAGACTTCTCTACTGTTAAATCTCCAAACCCAGAAAGCCAAGCAGCCTTTGCTCTAGCTGAAGAACTTGGTCGCCAAGTAGGAGCTGATGTTCTTGTTGCAACGGACCCTGATGCTGACCGTGTCGGTGTTGAAGTCCTTCAAAAAGACGGAAGCTACCTTAACCTTTCAGGTAACCAAATCGGTGCCATCATGGCTAAGTACATCTTGGAAGCCCACAAAAACGCTGGGACCCTTCCTGAAAATGCAGCACTCTGCAAATCAATCGTATCAACTGACTTGGTAACTAAGATTGCTGAAAGCTACGGCGCAACCATGTTTAACGTCTTGACTGGTTTCAAATTTATCGCTGAAAAGATTCAAGAATTCGAAGAAAAACACAATCACACATACATGATGGGATTTGAAGAAAGCTTCGGTTACTTGATCAAACCATTCGTACGTGATAAAGATGCCATCCAAGCTGTCCTTGTTGTTGCTGAGCTTGCAGCCTACTACCGCTCTCGTGGTTTGACTCTTGCAGACGGTATCGAAGAAATCTACAAAGAGTATGGCTACTATGCTGAGAAGACTATTTCTGTGACCCTTTCAGGTGTCGATGGTGCTGAGCAAATCAAAGCGATCATGGCTAAATTCCGTGAAAACGGTCCAAAAGAGTTTAACGAAACAGCCGTTTCAATCACTGAAGACTTCAAAGCACAAACATCTACTGCCGCTGATGGTACTGTAACAGCCTTGACGACTCCTCCAAGTGATGTATTGAAATACACACTTGCTGACGGTTCATGGATTGCTGTTCGTCCTTCAGGTACTGAACCAAAAATTAAGTTCTACATTGCAGTTGTTGGTGAAAGCAACGAAGAGTCACAAGCTAAGATTGCTAACATCGAAGCTGAAATCAATGCATTTGTAAAATAA
- a CDS encoding ECF transporter S component codes for MKKSSSISRVAIFFAVMITIHFTTSFILHFVPSGIQPTLVHIPVVIASIIYGPRIGATLGLLMGLFSLTMNTLVLTPASHLFSPFVPNGNFYSLLIAIVPRILIGITPYYIYKLMRNRTGLITAGIVGSMTNTVFVLSGIYLFFGSQFKGGINDFLALIVSTNSLIEVIATVLITSAVVPALEKLK; via the coding sequence ATGAAAAAATCCTCATCCATTTCACGCGTTGCTATATTTTTCGCGGTAATGATTACCATCCATTTTACCACTTCCTTCATCTTACATTTTGTACCATCAGGTATTCAGCCAACCTTGGTTCATATTCCTGTTGTGATCGCGTCTATCATTTACGGACCACGAATCGGGGCTACTTTAGGATTGCTTATGGGACTCTTTAGTTTAACGATGAATACCCTTGTTTTAACACCTGCAAGCCACCTCTTTAGTCCCTTTGTACCAAACGGAAACTTCTATTCCCTCCTCATTGCAATAGTTCCACGTATCTTGATCGGAATAACACCTTACTATATCTATAAATTAATGCGCAATCGTACTGGGTTAATAACAGCCGGCATTGTCGGATCTATGACCAATACCGTTTTTGTTTTAAGCGGGATTTACCTCTTTTTTGGTAGTCAATTCAAAGGTGGAATCAACGATTTTCTCGCCTTGATTGTGTCTACTAACTCACTCATCGAAGTTATTGCAACGGTTCTGATCACTAGTGCCGTTGTCCCAGCCCTCGAAAAATTAAAATAA
- the coaC gene encoding phosphopantothenoylcysteine decarboxylase has protein sequence MANILLAVTGSISAYKAADITSQLTKLGHQVKVIMTPAATAFITPLTLQVLSKNPVGLDVMIEEDPQRIEHIDIGKETDLFLVAPASANTIAKLAMGLADNMVTSTALALPQGTKKILAPAMNTKMLEHPATQRNLKLLQDFGYQIIQPRYATLACGDQGSGALASIETILTTIQESLS, from the coding sequence ATGGCCAATATTCTACTAGCTGTTACAGGAAGTATTTCTGCATATAAAGCAGCGGATATCACCAGTCAATTGACCAAGCTCGGTCATCAGGTGAAGGTAATCATGACTCCTGCAGCTACAGCTTTTATCACTCCCCTAACCCTTCAGGTCCTTTCAAAAAATCCAGTCGGTCTAGATGTCATGATTGAAGAGGATCCGCAGCGGATTGAGCACATCGACATTGGAAAAGAGACAGACCTCTTTCTAGTAGCGCCGGCTAGTGCCAATACGATTGCTAAACTTGCCATGGGGCTAGCAGATAATATGGTGACGAGCACAGCTCTAGCCTTGCCTCAAGGAACTAAAAAAATCCTAGCTCCCGCTATGAATACGAAAATGCTGGAACACCCAGCTACTCAACGAAATCTAAAACTCTTACAAGACTTCGGCTATCAGATTATTCAACCTCGCTATGCTACTCTGGCTTGTGGCGATCAAGGGTCTGGAGCCTTAGCTTCCATCGAAACCATTCTAACTACTATACAGGAGTCGCTTTCATGA
- a CDS encoding phosphopantothenate--cysteine ligase yields the protein MNILITSGGTSEKIDQVRSITNHSTGQLGKIISEKFLEAGFSVTLVTTPTAVQPKAHPFLTKVFINNVAELQTVLEKETPTHQVLIHSMAVSDYSPVYMTGFHAVKEATNLEQFLHQTNQESKISSEEDYQVLFLKKNPKLISLVKAWNPDIRLIGFKLLVDVSQDQLLSVARASLEKNQAEMIVANNLSEIQDGKHRAYLVTKDATRIAETKLDIAQKIFHHITNKG from the coding sequence ATGAATATTTTGATTACTTCTGGTGGAACGAGTGAAAAAATTGATCAGGTTCGTTCGATTACCAACCATTCCACTGGTCAACTTGGAAAAATCATTTCCGAAAAATTTTTAGAGGCAGGATTTTCTGTGACTCTGGTGACCACCCCAACCGCGGTTCAGCCGAAAGCTCATCCTTTTTTAACAAAAGTGTTCATCAACAATGTCGCTGAACTTCAAACAGTCCTTGAGAAAGAAACTCCAACTCATCAGGTCCTTATTCATTCCATGGCTGTCTCCGACTACAGTCCAGTCTATATGACAGGTTTTCATGCTGTAAAAGAAGCTACTAATTTAGAGCAATTTCTCCATCAAACCAATCAGGAATCGAAGATTTCATCGGAGGAAGATTATCAAGTTCTCTTTTTGAAGAAAAATCCTAAGTTGATTTCCTTGGTGAAAGCCTGGAATCCAGACATTCGTTTAATTGGATTTAAACTTCTGGTTGATGTATCCCAGGATCAACTACTATCAGTTGCTCGTGCTAGCCTCGAAAAGAATCAGGCAGAAATGATTGTAGCCAATAACTTGAGCGAAATTCAAGACGGGAAGCATCGAGCATACTTAGTTACTAAAGATGCTACTCGAATAGCCGAAACGAAATTGGATATTGCTCAAAAAATCTTCCATCACATTACAAATAAAGGATAA
- a CDS encoding formate--tetrahydrofolate ligase — translation MKTDIEIAQSIELKPITDVVEKLGIHFDDLELYGKYKAKLTFDKIQAVQKEEPGKLILVTAINPTPAGEGKSTITIGLADALNKIGKQTMIAIREPSLGPVMGIKGGAAGGGYAQVLPMEDINLHFTGDMHAITTANNALSALIDNHLHQGNELGIDQRRIIWKRVVDLNDRALRHVSIGLGGPLNGIPREDGFDITVASEIMAILCLATDIEDLKRRLANIVIGYRYDRSPVYVRDLEVEGALALILKDAIKPNLVQTIYGTPAFVHGGPFANIAHGCNSVLATSTALRLADYVVTEAGFGADLGAEKFLDIKTPNLPASPSAVVIVATIRALKMNGGVAKDALSEENVEAVRSGFSNLERHVENMRKFGVPVVVAINKFVTDTEAEIATLKELCASIQVPVELASVWADGADGGVALAETVVATLETSPASYTRLYDNDLSIEEKITKIAKEIYRADNVVFEKKAKTQIAQIVKNGWDKLPVCMAKTQYSFSDDPSLLGAPSGFDITIRELVPKTGAGFVVALTGEVMTMPGLPKRPAALNMDVAEDGTALGLF, via the coding sequence ATGAAGACAGATATCGAGATTGCACAAAGTATTGAATTGAAACCAATCACAGATGTGGTAGAAAAATTGGGGATTCATTTCGATGACTTAGAACTCTATGGAAAGTACAAGGCAAAATTAACCTTTGATAAGATTCAAGCCGTTCAGAAGGAAGAACCAGGAAAACTCATCTTGGTGACAGCTATTAACCCAACTCCAGCTGGAGAAGGAAAATCTACTATCACTATTGGATTGGCAGATGCCTTAAATAAGATTGGTAAACAAACCATGATTGCCATCCGCGAACCATCTTTAGGTCCTGTTATGGGTATTAAAGGGGGAGCAGCTGGTGGAGGCTATGCCCAAGTTCTCCCTATGGAGGATATTAATCTTCATTTCACGGGTGACATGCATGCCATTACGACAGCAAACAATGCTCTTTCAGCTTTGATTGATAATCATTTGCATCAAGGAAATGAGCTAGGCATCGACCAACGCCGGATTATCTGGAAGCGGGTAGTGGACTTGAATGACCGTGCTTTGCGGCATGTTTCTATCGGTCTCGGAGGCCCTCTTAATGGGATTCCTCGTGAAGATGGGTTTGATATCACCGTTGCTTCTGAGATTATGGCCATTCTTTGTTTGGCGACAGATATTGAAGACTTGAAACGCCGTTTGGCTAATATTGTCATCGGCTACCGCTATGATCGTAGTCCAGTTTATGTCCGCGATTTAGAAGTAGAAGGGGCTCTTGCTTTAATCCTGAAAGATGCCATCAAGCCAAACTTGGTTCAAACCATCTATGGAACTCCAGCCTTCGTTCATGGTGGACCTTTTGCAAATATTGCCCATGGATGTAACTCTGTTTTGGCTACCTCAACCGCTCTTCGTTTAGCCGATTACGTAGTGACAGAGGCAGGCTTTGGGGCTGATTTGGGAGCTGAAAAATTCTTGGATATCAAAACACCAAATCTCCCAGCCAGTCCATCTGCTGTTGTGATTGTTGCAACGATTCGAGCTTTGAAGATGAATGGTGGAGTTGCCAAAGATGCTCTTTCTGAGGAAAACGTTGAGGCTGTTCGTTCAGGTTTTTCTAACTTGGAACGCCATGTTGAAAATATGCGCAAATTCGGTGTTCCTGTAGTGGTTGCCATTAATAAATTTGTAACGGATACAGAAGCTGAAATTGCAACTCTTAAAGAACTTTGTGCTTCTATTCAAGTTCCTGTTGAATTGGCTAGCGTTTGGGCCGATGGAGCTGATGGAGGAGTAGCCCTAGCAGAAACCGTGGTGGCGACCCTTGAAACAAGTCCAGCTAGCTACACTCGTCTTTATGATAATGATCTTTCTATTGAAGAAAAAATTACCAAGATTGCTAAGGAAATTTACCGGGCAGACAATGTTGTCTTTGAGAAAAAAGCCAAAACTCAGATTGCTCAGATTGTAAAAAATGGCTGGGACAAGTTGCCCGTTTGTATGGCCAAGACACAATATAGTTTTTCAGATGATCCAAGTCTCCTTGGGGCACCTTCTGGATTTGACATTACTATTCGCGAATTGGTGCCTAAGACTGGTGCAGGCTTCGTCGTTGCTCTAACTGGTGAAGTGATGACCATGCCTGGACTACCAAAACGTCCTGCTGCTTTGAACATGGATGTGGCAGAAGATGGGACAGCCTTGGGCTTATTCTAA
- a CDS encoding DNA alkylation repair protein produces the protein MDTKILLKLLEDQADPAKVPQMKAYMKNKFRFLGVQKTILRKIERDLFKSFMKNPIDWNFVEECWQQPYREFQYVAMDYLDKKKKELRPEDFPKLKELAQTKSWWDSIDQLDRIIGEITFHYPETKNIMRQWSLAEDFWLRRIAIDHQLMRKELTDTDLLAEVICNNFRQTEFFINKAIGWSLRNYSKVNPDWVRVFIDQHASQMAPLSIREARKYL, from the coding sequence ATGGATACAAAAATCCTTTTGAAACTGTTAGAAGACCAAGCTGACCCAGCTAAAGTACCACAAATGAAAGCTTATATGAAAAATAAATTCAGGTTTCTTGGCGTTCAAAAAACAATTCTCAGAAAGATTGAAAGAGACCTTTTTAAGTCGTTCATGAAGAATCCAATTGATTGGAACTTTGTGGAAGAGTGTTGGCAGCAACCCTACCGTGAGTTTCAATATGTTGCTATGGATTATCTGGACAAAAAGAAGAAGGAGCTTAGACCTGAAGATTTTCCAAAGCTAAAGGAATTGGCTCAAACTAAATCATGGTGGGACAGTATAGATCAATTAGACCGTATTATCGGGGAGATTACTTTTCACTATCCAGAAACCAAGAATATTATGCGCCAATGGAGTCTGGCTGAAGATTTTTGGTTGAGGCGTATTGCCATTGACCACCAGCTTATGCGTAAAGAATTGACAGATACAGACCTCTTAGCTGAAGTTATTTGTAATAACTTTAGACAGACTGAGTTTTTCATTAACAAGGCTATCGGTTGGAGCTTGCGCAATTACTCAAAGGTAAATCCTGATTGGGTTCGTGTTTTTATTGATCAACATGCTAGTCAAATGGCTCCTCTTAGCATTAGAGAGGCAAGAAAGTATTTGTAG
- a CDS encoding DUF3137 domain-containing protein: protein MVIVYDQNSPNNKWSQETFQRISELERLEQYQAKLFIMKEQMKNNLHWRNATMLGIILAILSFPLFGLRAFVIILLAGVFYYLPAYQKRKSLFKGQVRSNDEIYITDFLCPILKEVFPQAELTLTANYPMNVLQVFSPRSTKFNLFHQLSFHDEKNLVVANLYAYHIETRTKRDSNGETHTVNEEVEDFSGQIFSLKAPISFPGHLRVVPTKKSLFLKRELKGDYPGAGPTEVQIETEDIQNNENYNIYCTNELAARKFLKPKILEWFDQQISQNAMCVYLVQDTLYISLYTDRYLFPTPNRKDAIESLSIAAEYQKLCREIDLIDELTNIFKGE from the coding sequence ATGGTTATAGTGTATGATCAAAACAGTCCAAACAACAAGTGGTCACAAGAAACTTTCCAACGTATCAGTGAACTGGAGAGATTAGAACAATATCAGGCTAAGTTGTTCATCATGAAGGAACAAATGAAGAATAACCTTCATTGGAGAAACGCTACTATGCTTGGTATTATTTTAGCTATACTATCTTTCCCACTTTTTGGATTGCGAGCCTTTGTTATCATTCTTCTTGCAGGGGTGTTCTATTATTTACCAGCCTACCAAAAAAGAAAGTCTTTATTCAAAGGTCAGGTTCGATCCAATGACGAGATTTATATTACAGATTTTCTTTGTCCTATTTTGAAAGAAGTTTTTCCTCAAGCTGAGCTAACTTTGACAGCTAACTACCCTATGAATGTCTTGCAGGTCTTTAGTCCGAGATCGACTAAGTTTAATCTCTTTCATCAACTGTCCTTTCATGATGAAAAGAATCTCGTAGTAGCCAATCTCTATGCTTACCACATTGAAACGCGAACCAAGAGAGACTCTAACGGGGAAACTCATACGGTCAACGAAGAAGTTGAAGATTTTTCTGGTCAGATTTTTTCTTTAAAAGCTCCAATCTCATTTCCAGGGCACTTGAGAGTTGTTCCAACCAAGAAATCTTTGTTTTTAAAAAGAGAACTAAAAGGAGACTATCCGGGTGCTGGACCTACTGAAGTCCAAATTGAAACAGAAGATATCCAAAACAATGAAAACTACAATATCTATTGTACTAATGAACTGGCTGCACGAAAATTCTTAAAACCTAAGATCCTAGAATGGTTTGATCAGCAAATTTCTCAGAATGCTATGTGTGTGTATTTAGTACAAGACACACTCTACATTTCCTTATATACTGATCGCTACCTTTTCCCAACCCCAAATAGAAAAGACGCAATCGAAAGTCTTTCGATTGCTGCAGAGTATCAAAAACTCTGTAGGGAGATTGATCTCATTGATGAATTAACCAATATATTTAAAGGAGAATAA
- a CDS encoding LemA family protein, whose product MSGLMIALVVFALVIFLWFIGESNRLNRYQVMIEESKRTVDITLVKRYETISEMLKAAKAYAQHEEKVFSELVALRQGASIQESNQVIANQNDVLAQIRAVGENYPELLSSNQFLALQKEIADENEDLAASKRIVNSNISQINQAIVTFPTSVVAGIKGLSQVPFLLEDTRGKKDLSDLDYEIH is encoded by the coding sequence ATGTCAGGTTTAATGATTGCCCTTGTTGTATTTGCTCTTGTCATTTTCTTGTGGTTTATCGGAGAAAGCAACCGTTTGAACCGTTATCAGGTCATGATTGAAGAATCTAAAAGAACGGTCGATATCACTCTGGTGAAACGCTACGAAACCATTTCGGAAATGTTGAAGGCTGCTAAGGCTTATGCCCAACATGAGGAGAAAGTCTTTAGCGAATTGGTAGCCCTTCGCCAAGGTGCTTCTATTCAAGAATCCAACCAAGTTATTGCCAATCAAAATGATGTTTTGGCACAAATCCGAGCAGTGGGTGAGAATTATCCAGAGCTCTTGTCTTCTAACCAATTCTTGGCCTTGCAAAAAGAAATTGCAGATGAAAATGAAGATTTGGCAGCCTCTAAACGCATTGTCAATAGCAACATTAGTCAAATCAACCAAGCAATTGTAACCTTTCCAACATCTGTTGTTGCAGGGATCAAAGGCTTGTCACAAGTTCCATTTTTATTGGAAGACACGCGAGGGAAGAAGGACTTGAGTGATTTGGATTATGAGATCCATTAA
- a CDS encoding aspartate-semialdehyde dehydrogenase, which yields MGYTVAVVGATGAVGAQMIKMLEESTLPIDKIRYLASARSAGKVLKFKDLDITIEETTENAFEGVDIALFSAGGSTSAKYAPYAVKAGAVVVDNTSYFRQNPDVPLVVPEVNAHALDAHNGIIACPNCSTIQMMVALEPVRQKWGLDRIIVSTYQAVSGAGMGAILETQRELREVLNDGVDPRDLHAEILPSGGDKKHYPIAFNALPQIDVFTDNDYTYEEMKMTNETKKIMEDDSIAVSATCVRIPVLSAHSESVYIETKEVAPIEEVKAAIAAFPGAVLEDDVAHQVYPQAINAVGSRDTFVGRIRKDLDAEKGIHMWVVSDNLLKGAAWNSVQIAETLHERGLVRPTADLKFELK from the coding sequence ATGGGATATACAGTTGCTGTTGTCGGTGCGACAGGTGCCGTTGGTGCTCAAATGATCAAGATGTTGGAAGAATCGACACTTCCAATCGATAAAATTCGCTACTTGGCGTCTGCTCGTTCAGCTGGTAAGGTATTGAAATTTAAGGATTTAGACATTACGATTGAAGAAACAACGGAGAACGCTTTTGAAGGCGTAGATATCGCTCTCTTCTCTGCTGGTGGTTCAACTTCTGCAAAATACGCACCTTATGCTGTGAAAGCAGGAGCTGTCGTGGTCGACAATACGTCTTACTTCCGTCAAAACCCAGATGTGCCGTTGGTTGTTCCAGAGGTGAATGCTCATGCCCTTGATGCCCATAACGGAATCATTGCCTGCCCTAACTGTTCAACGATCCAAATGATGGTAGCTCTTGAGCCTGTTCGTCAGAAATGGGGCTTGGACCGTATCATCGTATCGACTTACCAAGCTGTCTCTGGTGCAGGTATGGGTGCTATTCTTGAAACACAACGTGAACTTCGAGAAGTTTTGAATGATGGAGTGGATCCGCGTGATTTGCATGCGGAAATCTTACCATCAGGTGGCGATAAGAAACATTATCCAATCGCATTTAATGCTCTTCCTCAAATTGACGTCTTCACTGATAATGACTACACATATGAAGAAATGAAGATGACAAACGAAACCAAGAAAATCATGGAAGATGATAGCATTGCAGTTTCGGCAACGTGTGTACGTATTCCGGTCTTGTCAGCTCACTCAGAGTCAGTTTACATTGAGACCAAAGAAGTAGCTCCAATTGAAGAAGTAAAAGCGGCCATTGCGGCCTTCCCAGGCGCAGTACTGGAAGATGATGTTGCTCATCAAGTATACCCACAAGCTATTAATGCTGTTGGTTCTCGTGATACCTTTGTTGGTCGTATCCGTAAGGACTTGGATGCTGAAAAAGGGATCCATATGTGGGTAGTTTCTGATAACCTTCTTAAAGGAGCAGCCTGGAACTCTGTTCAAATCGCAGAAACTCTTCATGAGCGTGGATTGGTGCGCCCAACAGCTGACTTGAAGTTTGAATTGAAATGA
- the dapA gene encoding 4-hydroxy-tetrahydrodipicolinate synthase: MSYQDLKDCKMITAFITPFHEDGSINFEAIPPLIEHLLAHHTDGILLAGTTAESPTLTHDEELELFAAVQKVVNGRVPLIAGVGTNETRDSIEFVKEVDQFGGFAAGLAIVPYYNKPSQEGMCQHFKAIADASNLPIIIYNIPGRVVVEMTPETMLRLAEHPNIIGVKECTTLANMAYLIEHKPEEFLIYTGEDGDAFHAMNLGADGVISVASHTNGDEMHEMFQAIEHNDIKKAAAIQRQFIPKVNALFSYPSPAPVKAVLNYMGFEAGPTRLPLVPAPAEEAKRIIKVVVDGDYHASKEIITGVLRPDY, translated from the coding sequence ATGTCTTATCAAGATTTAAAAGATTGTAAAATGATTACCGCCTTTATCACCCCTTTTCACGAAGATGGCTCGATCAACTTTGAAGCTATTCCTCCTTTGATTGAGCACCTCTTAGCTCACCATACGGACGGAATTCTTTTAGCTGGTACCACGGCCGAAAGTCCGACACTGACACACGATGAAGAATTAGAACTCTTTGCAGCGGTTCAAAAGGTGGTGAACGGACGGGTTCCTTTGATTGCTGGTGTCGGGACCAATGAAACCCGAGATTCTATTGAGTTTGTAAAGGAAGTAGATCAGTTTGGAGGTTTTGCTGCTGGTTTGGCCATTGTTCCTTACTACAACAAACCTTCTCAAGAGGGGATGTGCCAGCATTTTAAGGCTATTGCAGACGCTTCTAACTTGCCAATCATTATCTATAACATCCCAGGGCGCGTGGTTGTCGAAATGACACCAGAAACCATGCTCCGTTTGGCTGAACATCCAAACATCATCGGGGTCAAAGAATGTACGACTCTTGCCAATATGGCTTATTTAATTGAGCATAAGCCAGAAGAGTTCCTCATTTATACGGGAGAGGATGGAGATGCTTTCCACGCCATGAACTTAGGGGCAGACGGTGTCATTTCAGTAGCTTCCCATACCAATGGGGATGAAATGCACGAAATGTTCCAAGCGATTGAGCACAATGATATTAAAAAGGCAGCGGCTATTCAGCGCCAATTTATCCCTAAAGTTAATGCTCTCTTTTCTTATCCAAGTCCAGCACCAGTTAAAGCAGTCTTGAACTATATGGGCTTTGAAGCAGGGCCTACTCGTTTACCATTAGTTCCAGCCCCTGCTGAGGAAGCGAAGCGCATCATCAAAGTTGTAGTGGATGGGGATTACCACGCATCGAAAGAAATCATCACGGGAGTTCTTCGTCCGGATTATTGA
- a CDS encoding ATP cone domain-containing protein, whose protein sequence is MEVIKRSGEVVEFDPDKIYQAVLKAAQTVYVLTDDLRQNLAQVTKKVVMDLEEAKVERATISMIQSMVEHRLLGAGYITIAEHYISYRLQRDLERSGYGDHIAVHLHFEQIR, encoded by the coding sequence ATGGAAGTCATTAAACGTAGTGGTGAAGTAGTAGAATTTGATCCAGATAAAATCTACCAAGCTGTTTTAAAAGCGGCTCAAACAGTCTATGTCTTAACGGATGATCTTCGCCAAAACTTGGCGCAAGTGACCAAGAAAGTTGTGATGGATCTGGAAGAAGCTAAAGTGGAACGTGCGACGATCAGCATGATCCAGTCAATGGTTGAACACCGCTTACTTGGCGCTGGTTATATTACCATTGCTGAACACTATATTTCTTATCGCTTGCAACGTGATTTGGAACGGAGTGGTTATGGAGATCACATCGCTGTTCACTTGCATTTTGAGCAAATTCGCTAA